A stretch of the Bacillus anthracis str. Vollum genome encodes the following:
- a CDS encoding SA1362 family protein — MNGRSFTFAIFVLIIGLAIFGLVSSVITNPMGVLRNIGIMLAVVGIFYLLYKMFTNSSGSANSQSSYKRAAKQSSRKHGKQNVAPLSNSFFKSNTSNDKGKKGNPSSLKRKRKQSHLTVIEGKKNKKKDRASF; from the coding sequence ATGAACGGTCGTTCGTTTACTTTCGCTATATTTGTGCTTATTATCGGATTAGCAATATTCGGCCTTGTTTCATCTGTCATTACAAACCCAATGGGTGTGTTAAGAAATATTGGTATCATGTTGGCTGTCGTTGGTATCTTTTATTTACTCTACAAAATGTTTACAAACTCTAGTGGTTCTGCAAATTCGCAAAGCTCATATAAGCGCGCTGCAAAACAATCGAGCCGCAAACATGGGAAACAAAATGTAGCACCCCTAAGCAATTCTTTCTTTAAATCAAATACTTCTAATGACAAAGGAAAAAAAGGGAATCCTTCTTCTTTGAAGCGAAAAAGAAAACAATCTCATTTAACTGTCATTGAAGGTAAAAAAAACAAAAAGAAAGACCGTGCTTCCTTTTAG
- the spoIIIAA gene encoding stage III sporulation protein AA has protein sequence MKEVLEVLPKTMKQLVESCKQYDALEEIRVRIGRPLECIAHGEVFFYDYIVTAEDAIHLLNKLSQFSIYTMEEELKRGYVTLRGGHRIGLAGKVITEKSAVKMIRDVSSFNIRIARQKIGIAEPLLPYLYESRWLNTMVIGPPQTGKTTLLRDVARCMSQGVSASEIPSCKVGIVDERSEIAGCVKGIPQYDFGTRVDVLDACPKAEGMMMMIRSMSPDILIVDEIGRKEDSEAIMEAVHAGVQLFISAHGFSYDDVVKRPSLKAVLELGIFDRFVELSKARGPGTVMQVKDKNGKSVLPHRKAEGVW, from the coding sequence ATGAAAGAAGTATTAGAAGTTTTACCGAAAACGATGAAGCAGTTAGTGGAAAGTTGTAAGCAGTACGATGCTCTAGAGGAAATCCGTGTTCGAATTGGAAGACCGCTAGAGTGTATTGCTCATGGTGAAGTGTTTTTTTATGACTATATCGTTACAGCAGAGGACGCTATTCACTTATTGAATAAATTAAGTCAATTCTCAATTTATACGATGGAAGAGGAATTAAAGCGTGGATATGTGACGCTCCGAGGGGGGCATAGAATCGGCTTAGCAGGAAAAGTCATTACCGAAAAAAGCGCAGTGAAAATGATTCGAGATGTCTCTTCCTTTAATATTCGTATTGCTCGTCAAAAAATAGGAATTGCTGAACCGCTGTTACCCTATTTGTATGAATCACGATGGTTAAACACGATGGTAATTGGCCCGCCGCAAACGGGGAAAACAACACTTTTAAGAGATGTAGCACGTTGTATGAGCCAAGGTGTAAGTGCTTCGGAAATTCCTTCGTGTAAAGTAGGGATCGTTGATGAACGGTCAGAAATTGCTGGCTGCGTGAAAGGCATCCCGCAGTATGACTTTGGCACACGAGTAGATGTGTTAGACGCATGTCCAAAAGCTGAAGGAATGATGATGATGATTCGTTCTATGAGCCCAGATATATTAATTGTGGATGAAATTGGTCGTAAAGAAGATAGTGAAGCAATTATGGAGGCAGTACATGCAGGGGTTCAGCTTTTTATAAGCGCACATGGATTTTCTTATGATGATGTTGTGAAACGCCCATCACTAAAGGCAGTGCTAGAGCTCGGCATTTTTGATAGGTTTGTGGAATTGTCAAAAGCAAGAGGGCCAGGGACAGTTATGCAAGTGAAAGATAAGAATGGAAAATCGGTATTACCTCATAGAAAGGCTGAGGGCGTATGGTAA
- the aroQ gene encoding type II 3-dehydroquinate dehydratase, whose product MKKVLLVNGPNLNRLGVREVNVYGKGTLATLEADMKQEAEAMGVELECFQSNHEGAIIDRIHEAEDIYEGIILNPGAFTHYSYAIRDAIASISIPVIEVHISNIHQRESFRHESVTAAVCAGQIVGFGFYGYKLALFALMEKLREA is encoded by the coding sequence ATGAAAAAGGTACTCCTCGTAAACGGTCCTAACCTAAATCGCCTCGGTGTCAGGGAGGTAAATGTATATGGAAAGGGCACGCTAGCGACACTTGAAGCAGATATGAAGCAAGAAGCAGAAGCAATGGGAGTGGAGTTAGAATGTTTCCAATCGAATCATGAAGGTGCGATTATCGATCGTATTCATGAGGCGGAAGATATATATGAAGGGATCATTTTAAATCCTGGAGCATTTACGCATTATAGCTATGCGATTCGAGATGCAATTGCAAGCATTTCGATTCCTGTTATTGAAGTACATATTTCTAACATTCATCAGCGTGAGTCGTTCCGTCACGAATCTGTGACGGCAGCTGTTTGTGCGGGACAGATTGTTGGATTTGGTTTTTATGGCTATAAGTTAGCGTTATTTGCATTAATGGAGAAATTGAGGGAGGCATAA
- the spoIIIAE gene encoding stage III sporulation protein AE — protein MLRGVGAKLLFACFLFFSLPVVVQASPVETNVVDQQLDKLGIEDVKQFWDGLVTKYGGYLPESQKGSFMEFVKGEKEISIKEWMLGLLKYLFHELVANGKLLGTLIMLTIFSALLQSLQSAFSKSSVSKIADAVVYMVLIIFALNSFYVVMTYARETIQTMVDFILALLPILLALIATGGGVVSVAFFHPIIIFLMNTSGLLMNYIVLPLLLLATILSIVSTMSDQYKVTKLSKLLQNVSVGIIGIFLTIFLGVLSVQGTATAVADGIAVKTAKFVTGNFIPVVGRMFTEAADTVISASGLLKNTVGIIGLVILCLIVAFPAIQIFCIAFIYKFAAAVLQPVGGGAIIQCLDIIGRSIIYVFACLAIVSFMFFLSITIIIAAGNITLMMR, from the coding sequence ATGTTGAGGGGGGTTGGAGCTAAGCTGCTATTTGCTTGCTTCCTTTTCTTTTCTTTACCGGTTGTTGTACAAGCTTCTCCTGTAGAAACAAACGTCGTTGATCAACAATTGGATAAGCTCGGAATTGAAGATGTGAAGCAATTTTGGGACGGGCTTGTTACAAAATATGGAGGTTACTTACCAGAGAGTCAAAAAGGTAGCTTTATGGAGTTTGTAAAAGGAGAAAAAGAAATCTCTATAAAAGAGTGGATGCTAGGTTTATTAAAGTACTTATTTCACGAACTTGTTGCAAATGGGAAACTACTTGGAACGCTCATTATGCTTACAATTTTTAGTGCATTGTTGCAATCACTGCAATCTGCATTTTCAAAGAGTAGCGTAAGTAAAATTGCTGATGCGGTTGTATATATGGTACTTATTATTTTCGCTTTAAATAGTTTTTATGTCGTCATGACATATGCAAGAGAAACGATACAAACAATGGTAGATTTCATATTAGCACTACTGCCAATCTTGCTTGCACTTATAGCAACCGGGGGAGGGGTTGTATCTGTCGCATTTTTTCATCCGATTATCATCTTCTTAATGAACACAAGTGGGCTTCTAATGAATTATATTGTTCTACCACTTTTATTACTTGCAACGATATTAAGTATTGTAAGTACGATGAGTGATCAATATAAAGTAACGAAATTGTCCAAGCTTTTGCAAAACGTTAGCGTTGGGATTATCGGTATCTTTTTAACGATTTTTTTAGGGGTATTATCCGTACAAGGAACAGCGACAGCTGTTGCGGATGGAATCGCGGTGAAAACTGCTAAATTTGTAACAGGGAACTTTATTCCCGTAGTAGGAAGAATGTTTACAGAGGCGGCGGATACAGTTATTAGTGCATCGGGATTATTAAAAAACACAGTCGGAATTATCGGGCTCGTCATTTTATGTTTAATTGTCGCTTTTCCAGCGATTCAAATTTTTTGCATTGCATTTATTTATAAGTTCGCAGCAGCAGTATTGCAACCAGTTGGCGGCGGAGCAATTATTCAATGTTTAGATATCATTGGACGGAGCATCATTTATGTATTTGCTTGCTTAGCTATCGTATCGTTTATGTTCTTTTTAAGTATCACAATTATTATTGCTGCGGGGAACATTACACTTATGATGCGGTAG
- the spoIIIAF gene encoding stage III sporulation protein AF, with protein sequence MQFVTEWIRNIIVFLLLATMLHLILPNSNLQKYVKFVVSLLLVVLILTPLFKLLQTDVNEVIANFNEEKYVAEGSVKNSIDSKKKEIQALTRAYSLEEMATKMKKEVGKEFEKQYGMSVSEIQIVAAESTAEVKSAKDIQSVVVTLKEKERSKNDAIETVKPVEINTKEPPKKVEETNVEMKDFFSSRWQLENKQIQVQMEGRTGRVNGQ encoded by the coding sequence ATGCAATTTGTTACAGAGTGGATTAGAAATATTATCGTTTTTTTACTCTTAGCGACAATGCTTCATCTTATTCTTCCAAATTCCAATTTGCAAAAGTACGTTAAATTCGTTGTAAGTCTATTATTAGTTGTTTTAATTTTAACGCCCCTTTTTAAACTATTGCAAACAGATGTAAATGAAGTAATCGCAAATTTTAATGAAGAGAAGTACGTAGCAGAAGGGTCTGTAAAAAATTCAATAGATTCGAAGAAAAAAGAAATACAAGCTCTAACACGTGCATATAGTTTAGAAGAGATGGCTACCAAAATGAAAAAAGAAGTAGGAAAAGAGTTTGAGAAACAGTATGGTATGTCAGTCTCTGAAATACAAATAGTCGCAGCGGAAAGCACAGCGGAAGTAAAGTCAGCGAAAGATATTCAATCTGTTGTTGTGACGTTGAAAGAAAAAGAGCGTAGTAAAAATGATGCAATCGAAACAGTAAAACCAGTTGAAATTAATACGAAAGAACCACCGAAAAAAGTAGAGGAAACGAATGTAGAAATGAAAGACTTCTTTTCAAGCAGGTGGCAACTAGAGAATAAACAAATCCAAGTTCAAATGGAAGGGAGGACAGGTAGAGTAAATGGACAATAA
- the pepQ gene encoding Xaa-Pro dipeptidase → MEKIERLRSAFDEAGIDGILLTNEHSRRYMANFTGTAGVVLISKKRAQFITDFRYVEQASKQAVGYEIVQHAGLIIDEVAKQVKELGIQKLGFEQDTLTYSSYSAHKEAIDAEFIPTSGLVEKLRLIKTDSEIKILKEAAQIADAAFEHILSFIRPGVSEIEVSNELEFFMRKQGATSSSFDIIVASGLRSALPHGVASEKVIETGDFVTLDFGAYYKGYCSDITRTIAVGEPSDKLKEIYNIVLEAQLRGVNGIKAGLTGREADALTRDYITEKGYGEYFGHSTGHGIGLEIHEAPGLAFRSDTVLEPGMAVTVEPGIYIPGIGGVRIEDDIIVTSEGNEVITKSPKELIIL, encoded by the coding sequence ATGGAGAAAATCGAAAGATTAAGAAGTGCATTTGATGAGGCTGGTATTGACGGTATTTTGTTAACAAATGAACATAGTCGTAGATATATGGCTAACTTCACAGGAACAGCTGGTGTTGTCCTGATTTCGAAAAAACGCGCCCAATTTATTACAGATTTCCGTTACGTAGAGCAGGCTAGTAAACAAGCGGTTGGATACGAGATTGTACAGCATGCAGGATTAATTATCGATGAAGTTGCAAAGCAAGTGAAAGAACTAGGAATTCAAAAGCTTGGCTTTGAGCAAGATACTCTTACATATAGTTCTTATTCAGCTCATAAAGAAGCGATCGATGCTGAATTTATCCCAACTTCTGGGCTTGTAGAAAAGTTACGCTTGATAAAGACTGATTCAGAGATTAAGATATTAAAGGAAGCTGCACAGATTGCAGATGCTGCCTTTGAACATATTCTATCATTCATTCGCCCGGGAGTATCTGAAATTGAAGTGTCAAATGAACTTGAATTTTTCATGAGAAAACAAGGAGCAACATCTTCTTCGTTTGATATTATCGTTGCTTCAGGTCTTCGTTCGGCATTACCGCACGGCGTGGCATCTGAAAAAGTGATAGAAACAGGAGATTTCGTTACATTAGACTTCGGCGCTTATTACAAAGGATATTGCTCTGATATTACTCGTACGATTGCAGTTGGTGAACCATCTGATAAATTGAAAGAAATTTATAATATCGTTTTAGAAGCACAATTACGTGGTGTGAACGGTATTAAAGCTGGTTTAACTGGCCGTGAAGCGGATGCGTTAACGCGTGATTACATAACGGAAAAAGGATACGGTGAATACTTCGGACATTCTACTGGTCATGGAATCGGTCTTGAAATCCATGAAGCACCAGGTTTAGCATTCCGTTCTGATACAGTACTTGAACCAGGTATGGCTGTAACAGTAGAGCCAGGTATTTATATTCCAGGTATTGGCGGCGTACGTATTGAAGATGATATCATTGTGACAAGTGAAGGTAATGAAGTAATTACGAAATCACCAAAAGAACTTATTATTTTGTAA
- a CDS encoding YqhR family membrane protein → MSQEQLGTRNFVQIGLFGGLFWGGIWYFLHIFSFTEAGPNYLLLPFAFGSWKEGVWGNVLGIVCMALLSILIAFLYKAFLAKFEGILPGMIYGLFWWALLFFGVGLIAPAIKSALHLPKETIVTTICIFILYGVFIAYSVSYAVNTNKAEREGEEKTNYSNK, encoded by the coding sequence GTGAGTCAAGAACAATTAGGAACAAGGAATTTTGTGCAAATTGGTTTATTTGGTGGACTTTTTTGGGGAGGGATATGGTATTTCCTTCATATATTTTCATTTACAGAAGCGGGACCGAATTATTTACTATTACCATTTGCCTTTGGAAGCTGGAAAGAAGGGGTATGGGGTAATGTGTTAGGAATTGTTTGTATGGCACTACTTTCAATTTTAATTGCCTTTTTGTATAAAGCGTTTTTGGCAAAATTTGAAGGGATTCTTCCAGGGATGATTTATGGTCTATTTTGGTGGGCGTTACTATTTTTCGGAGTAGGGTTAATAGCACCTGCTATTAAAAGTGCACTCCATTTACCGAAAGAAACAATTGTGACGACAATATGCATCTTTATATTATATGGTGTGTTTATAGCATACTCTGTTTCCTACGCAGTAAATACAAATAAAGCTGAGCGAGAAGGAGAAGAGAAGACAAACTATTCAAATAAGTAA
- the spoIIIAC gene encoding stage III sporulation protein AC, with protein sequence MSIDVGLIFQIAGIGIVLAFIHTVLKELKREDIANWVILVGFVVILFHVAFLINTLFDKIKSVFLFQ encoded by the coding sequence ATGTCCATTGATGTTGGATTAATATTTCAAATCGCCGGAATCGGCATTGTTTTAGCTTTCATTCATACCGTACTAAAAGAATTAAAGCGTGAGGATATTGCAAATTGGGTTATCCTTGTCGGTTTTGTCGTTATTTTATTTCATGTCGCATTTTTAATTAATACGCTATTCGACAAGATTAAAAGTGTCTTTCTCTTCCAGTAA
- a CDS encoding GNAT family N-acetyltransferase, whose amino-acid sequence MQHVTLVPLDLRYANVIFKLSSDSHVKNALGIKVEKIEDTKAFLLFAIEEERQKRSLSRMIVNEENEIIGLTTLKHINYEKKQSHIGSWLGYPYWGKGYNEAAKKEIFKIAFLELQLTYVFAGAKTNNIRSLKAQEKLPYISLHVENKFPDEHAALEKEVKSLCSLHVVSREKFLNWLELQSEEEKYEGFKN is encoded by the coding sequence ATGCAACACGTTACCTTAGTACCACTCGACTTACGCTATGCAAATGTGATTTTTAAGCTATCCAGTGATTCACATGTAAAAAACGCTTTAGGAATAAAGGTAGAAAAAATCGAAGATACGAAAGCATTCCTTCTTTTCGCAATAGAAGAAGAGCGCCAAAAGAGGTCTTTATCGAGAATGATTGTAAATGAAGAAAACGAAATAATCGGTCTCACCACACTTAAACATATTAATTATGAGAAGAAACAATCTCACATTGGTAGTTGGCTCGGCTATCCGTACTGGGGAAAAGGATACAATGAGGCTGCAAAAAAAGAAATTTTTAAAATTGCTTTTTTAGAATTACAACTTACATACGTATTTGCTGGTGCTAAAACGAATAATATCCGCTCATTAAAAGCACAAGAGAAACTACCTTATATTTCGTTACATGTGGAAAATAAGTTTCCAGACGAACACGCCGCATTAGAGAAGGAAGTAAAATCACTTTGCTCTCTGCATGTCGTATCACGTGAAAAATTTTTAAACTGGTTGGAATTACAGAGTGAGGAGGAAAAATATGAAGGCTTTAAAAATTAG
- the spoIIIAD gene encoding stage III sporulation protein AD: protein MQIVGLGLVATFLAAVLNQHKSSITSLFIVFVGSVMFLLLIDQIHAILQMIERVASEAKVSNVYVETLLKIIGIAYIAEFGAQITKDAGQGAIASKIELAGKILILVMAIPILTVVIETILGFLPTG from the coding sequence ATACAAATTGTCGGATTAGGCCTCGTTGCTACATTTTTAGCAGCTGTATTAAATCAGCATAAATCTAGCATTACGTCATTATTTATTGTGTTCGTAGGTAGCGTAATGTTCCTTCTTTTAATCGATCAAATTCACGCTATTTTACAAATGATTGAGAGAGTAGCGAGTGAAGCGAAAGTTAGCAACGTATACGTAGAAACGTTGCTAAAAATTATTGGGATTGCTTATATCGCTGAGTTTGGAGCGCAAATTACAAAGGATGCAGGGCAAGGGGCAATCGCTTCGAAAATTGAATTAGCTGGAAAGATTTTAATTCTCGTTATGGCGATTCCTATTTTGACGGTTGTAATTGAAACTATTCTCGGATTTTTGCCGACGGGATAA
- a CDS encoding DUF1385 domain-containing protein produces MAEESKQIYGGQAVIEGVMFGGREYTVTAVRRKDKSIEFYRLPRVRNKALSILKKIPFLRGIAAIVDASANGAKHLNFASERFDVHPEEDEQIANKKEEQSKLTMVLGVAAVGVLSFIFGKIIFTAVPALLAELTRPIFPSHTGQIIVESVIKLMLLLSYIYFISLTPLIKRVFQYHGAEHKVINAYENNLSLTVENVQKQTRLHYRCGSSFIIFTVIIGMFVYFLVPTDPLWARVVNRILLIPVVLGISFEVLQFTNRLRDIPVLRILGYPGLWLQLLTTKEPTDDQVEVAIASFEELLRLENKQ; encoded by the coding sequence ATGGCAGAAGAGTCAAAACAAATATATGGCGGGCAAGCAGTCATAGAAGGAGTTATGTTTGGCGGTAGAGAATATACTGTTACAGCGGTTCGTCGTAAAGATAAATCGATTGAATTTTATCGATTACCACGCGTTCGTAATAAAGCATTATCTATCCTAAAAAAAATTCCATTTTTACGAGGGATTGCCGCTATTGTGGATGCAAGCGCGAACGGGGCAAAACATTTAAACTTTGCTTCAGAACGATTTGATGTCCACCCAGAAGAAGACGAACAAATTGCAAATAAAAAAGAAGAACAATCGAAGTTAACGATGGTATTAGGAGTTGCAGCAGTTGGCGTTTTATCTTTCATATTCGGTAAAATCATTTTCACAGCAGTTCCTGCACTACTAGCTGAATTAACGAGACCGATTTTCCCATCTCATACAGGGCAAATCATTGTCGAAAGTGTCATTAAGCTCATGCTATTATTGAGCTATATATACTTTATTTCTTTAACCCCACTTATTAAGCGGGTATTTCAGTACCATGGTGCGGAGCATAAAGTAATTAATGCCTATGAGAATAACCTTTCACTGACTGTAGAAAATGTTCAAAAACAAACTCGCCTTCATTATCGTTGTGGCAGTAGCTTCATTATATTTACAGTCATTATTGGAATGTTTGTTTATTTCCTTGTCCCTACAGATCCACTTTGGGCCAGAGTGGTAAACCGAATTTTATTAATTCCAGTCGTGCTCGGCATTTCTTTTGAAGTGTTACAATTTACGAATCGATTACGCGATATTCCAGTATTACGCATACTTGGATATCCCGGATTATGGCTACAACTATTAACAACGAAAGAACCAACAGATGATCAAGTGGAAGTAGCCATTGCATCGTTTGAAGAATTATTACGTTTAGAAAACAAACAATAA
- the spoIIIAB gene encoding stage III sporulation protein SpoIIIAB, producing the protein MVKIFGAVLIVAVSTFFGFSYAKRYSERPRQLRLLKAALQSLEAEIMYGHTPLSEAAERLVKQMPKPLNWIFQSFANRLESGEQTVREAWIDSLKENWKLTAFQQTEYEILQQFGETLGQHDRESQQKHIRLCITHLEREEEEAKVLQMQYEKMIKSLGVLAGLLIVILLL; encoded by the coding sequence ATGGTAAAAATATTTGGTGCAGTGTTAATCGTTGCTGTCAGCACCTTTTTCGGGTTTTCATACGCTAAAAGATACAGTGAGAGGCCAAGACAACTTAGATTATTAAAAGCGGCACTTCAATCATTAGAGGCAGAAATTATGTATGGGCATACCCCTTTGTCTGAAGCCGCTGAGCGATTAGTAAAACAAATGCCGAAGCCGTTAAATTGGATATTTCAAAGTTTCGCTAACAGGCTAGAAAGCGGAGAACAAACAGTAAGAGAAGCTTGGATAGATAGTTTGAAAGAAAATTGGAAGTTAACAGCATTTCAGCAAACTGAGTACGAGATTTTGCAGCAATTTGGTGAAACGCTCGGACAACATGATCGTGAATCGCAACAAAAACATATTCGCTTATGTATTACACATTTAGAGAGAGAAGAAGAAGAAGCGAAAGTATTACAAATGCAATATGAAAAGATGATTAAGAGCTTAGGAGTACTAGCGGGGCTACTTATCGTAATTTTACTGCTATAG
- a CDS encoding SpoIIIAH-like family protein has protein sequence MLKKQTVWLLTMLSLVVVLSVYYVTTPDKMNTASPATGEKIGQEKQGTDKAVTNETPIKETTKESSNKENTSKETPNKETNKETDKKESATKETSKKEANVTVQSSDENFTALRMQMEDQRSEQKARLQEVMNSAKSSATEKSKAKDNFDAITTMETKQELLETVIKSQGGYKDALVRADGTDIKVTVKAAKHSQKEANKIIQLVRSEGGSKDVGVKFDPPTK, from the coding sequence GTGTTAAAAAAACAAACGGTTTGGCTATTAACGATGTTAAGTTTAGTTGTTGTACTATCTGTGTATTACGTAACAACTCCAGACAAAATGAATACAGCATCGCCGGCAACAGGTGAAAAGATTGGACAAGAAAAACAAGGTACTGATAAAGCAGTAACAAATGAAACGCCGATTAAAGAAACAACAAAAGAATCTTCAAACAAAGAAAATACAAGCAAGGAAACACCTAATAAAGAAACAAACAAAGAAACAGATAAAAAAGAGAGTGCTACAAAAGAAACAAGTAAAAAAGAGGCTAACGTAACAGTTCAATCAAGTGATGAAAATTTCACAGCATTACGTATGCAAATGGAAGATCAGCGAAGTGAACAAAAAGCAAGATTACAAGAAGTGATGAATTCAGCAAAATCTTCAGCAACAGAAAAGAGTAAAGCAAAAGATAATTTTGATGCAATTACTACAATGGAAACGAAACAAGAATTACTTGAGACGGTAATTAAATCTCAAGGTGGATATAAAGATGCCCTTGTAAGAGCCGATGGAACTGACATTAAAGTAACTGTAAAAGCAGCAAAACATTCACAAAAAGAAGCGAATAAAATTATACAACTTGTAAGAAGTGAAGGCGGATCAAAAGATGTAGGTGTAAAATTTGATCCACCAACAAAATAA
- a CDS encoding YqhV family protein, with protein MKQWLAAMETSVLVMGLLRLFSGSAEIFAALLMLYVNDAKKALFINGMLAFVGPTVLILTMTIGIASVASEISFLKLFFLALGIGCIFIALLK; from the coding sequence ATGAAACAGTGGCTAGCGGCAATGGAAACGTCCGTGCTTGTAATGGGGTTGCTTCGGTTGTTTTCAGGTAGCGCGGAAATATTCGCCGCTTTGCTCATGCTTTATGTGAATGATGCGAAGAAAGCATTGTTTATAAATGGTATGTTGGCGTTTGTTGGACCGACCGTATTAATTTTAACAATGACAATAGGTATAGCGAGTGTGGCAAGTGAGATTTCTTTTTTGAAACTCTTTTTTCTAGCGCTTGGAATTGGCTGCATTTTTATCGCGTTGTTGAAATAA
- the efp gene encoding elongation factor P encodes MISVNDFRTGLTIAVDNGLWQVLDFQHVKPGKGAAFVRSKLRNLRTGSVQEKTFRAGEKVEKAHIENRRMQYLYASGEAHVFMDNGTYEQIELGEKQIERELKFLKENMEVSIMTYQGEVLGVELPNTVELQVTETEPGIKGDTASNVTKPATLETGLVVQVPIFINEGEMLIINTGEGKYVSRA; translated from the coding sequence ATGATTTCAGTAAACGATTTTCGTACAGGTTTAACAATTGCAGTGGATAATGGCCTTTGGCAAGTACTTGATTTCCAACACGTAAAGCCAGGTAAAGGTGCTGCATTCGTTCGTTCTAAACTACGTAACCTTCGCACAGGTTCTGTTCAAGAGAAAACATTCCGTGCTGGTGAGAAAGTAGAAAAAGCACACATCGAAAACCGTCGTATGCAATACTTATACGCAAGCGGTGAGGCTCATGTATTTATGGATAACGGAACTTATGAGCAAATCGAACTTGGTGAAAAACAAATCGAGCGCGAGCTTAAATTCCTAAAAGAAAACATGGAAGTATCTATTATGACTTACCAAGGCGAAGTACTTGGTGTTGAACTTCCAAACACAGTTGAATTACAAGTTACAGAAACAGAGCCAGGTATTAAAGGTGATACTGCTTCTAACGTAACAAAACCAGCTACATTAGAAACTGGTCTTGTTGTACAAGTACCAATCTTTATTAACGAAGGCGAAATGCTTATCATCAACACTGGTGAAGGTAAATACGTTTCTCGTGCATAG
- the spoIIIAG gene encoding stage III sporulation protein AG — protein sequence MDNKDKNSKFSFFRNLLNGDEKESNEKGKKVTPKFLLVLLILGMLLMFSSSFFSSKKEEVPVFKEQKTQNQEKDVPTFGQKNNDNMSNVEKYEKAYEQELKAALEEIAGVKDVTINVNLDSSEEKILEKNTVKRSQTTGETDKTGGKRKVEDESLDEKTVIIREGDKETPVVLRTEKPKVRGVLVVAKGVDNIQVKAMVKEAVIRLLDVPAHRVSVSPKN from the coding sequence ATGGACAATAAAGATAAAAATTCGAAGTTCTCATTTTTTCGAAACTTATTGAATGGAGATGAAAAAGAAAGTAATGAGAAGGGAAAAAAGGTAACACCTAAGTTCTTACTTGTCCTACTCATACTTGGAATGTTGCTTATGTTTTCTAGTAGTTTCTTTTCAAGTAAAAAAGAAGAAGTACCTGTATTTAAAGAACAAAAAACTCAAAACCAAGAAAAAGACGTACCAACTTTTGGACAAAAAAATAATGATAATATGTCAAATGTAGAAAAATACGAAAAAGCGTATGAACAAGAATTAAAAGCAGCCTTAGAAGAAATAGCAGGAGTAAAAGATGTAACGATTAATGTAAATTTAGACTCATCAGAGGAAAAAATATTAGAAAAAAATACAGTGAAACGTTCACAAACAACAGGTGAAACAGATAAAACAGGCGGCAAGAGGAAAGTAGAAGACGAGTCTCTTGATGAAAAGACAGTCATTATACGTGAAGGGGATAAAGAAACTCCCGTTGTTTTACGAACAGAGAAACCGAAAGTGCGAGGTGTTCTTGTCGTAGCAAAGGGAGTGGATAATATACAAGTTAAAGCGATGGTAAAAGAAGCTGTCATACGGCTGCTAGATGTACCAGCCCATCGCGTTTCAGTTTCACCGAAAAATTGA